Proteins co-encoded in one Gossypium arboreum isolate Shixiya-1 chromosome 11, ASM2569848v2, whole genome shotgun sequence genomic window:
- the LOC108468271 gene encoding uncharacterized protein LOC108468271, whose amino-acid sequence MYVPTIEEDSQEDHPWKLNFDGASNAIGNGIGAVLVCLSRDHYPFTSKLDFDCMSNMVEYEACIMGIRSAIECKIKVPEAYGDFALVIYQLKEEWETRDPKLIDYQKLVLELIKEFDDITFFYLPRDKNQMADALATLTSMIKVNKQEDVKPIRMSICEASAYCYNIEEEEKDDHPWTSTGATPFSLVYGMETVLSIEVEIPYSFAH is encoded by the exons ATGTATGTTCCAACCATTGAAGAAGATTCTCAAGAAGACCATCCTTGGAAACTAAATTTTGACGGAGCCTCAAATGCTATAGGTAACGGAATCGGGGCAGTCCTAGTATGCCTAAGCAGAGATCATTATCCTTTTACTAGTAAATTAGACTTTGATTGCATGAGCAATATGGTAGAAtacgaagcatgtatcatgggtATCCGTTCAGCTATAGAATGTAAGATCAAAGTGCCAGAGGCGTATGGAGATTTtgcgctagtgatttatcaactcaaggaagaatgggagacaagagatcccAAGTTGATCGATTATCAAAAGTTGGTTCTTGAAttgattaaagagtttgatgacatcaccttcttCTACCTTCCACGAGacaaaaatcagatggctgatgcccTAGCTACTTTAACTTCCATGATTAAGGTAAACAAACAAGAGGATGTAAAACCTATTCGAATGAGTATTTGTGAAGCTTCGGCTTATTGTTACAATatcgaggaagaagaaaaggatgatcacCCGTG GACCTCCaccggggcaacgcctttctctttGGTCTACGGAATGGAGACAGTTTTGTCCATTGAAGTCGAGATTCCTTACAGTTTTGCCCATTGA